A single region of the Actinoplanes sp. SE50/110 genome encodes:
- a CDS encoding WG repeat-containing protein: MDTQRIDFGDHGVRKPVPAPESFAGSQPVAVPEPITAPDPVAVQPPVTQPPVEAPRGASQPVAVPEPAATEPRGLGWLLSMSGLGAEMPVPETSPLAAPEETVVVESLPPTGWFAPSVDDEEPAVPEAPDSETPSSAPGARWEGGAASAERDAQPAGELEIRVLDLQVDGVVDSGVADAEATQARPAGEDAGHSGAAWDLTGSGRAEDLAGLAARDADRGMLPRAGAGRHERPGFDEPDESGAGTEVGEYAEDVRPGRHGRVEAEPPVPVVTGISTETSPPTIDPMVAELAEDTAHRTPAGIAGDEVSPAAAGIVGDDVATTTTGILGDDVAATTTETVTDDVAATTSGIAAEGARETDAGFGGADVPEVSGGFGGTEVPETTVGSFVDEVSPAAVGSAEDAAPLGPAEPVAEEDLSTVAESVAEEVFRTADEPIEETAGVTAVEPVVQEESGAPVAAAEPGVDGGSVIADEDFDVAAGSAALADDVEGERAGGDATTAAPADVIAEPEAIAGPDAIPAPEAGAEADVVTDAESGGDPGSLRETDAAADAVVTHAGVLAGAEVVGDTGGRAESGADGNVVAESPGDPVGPATAGLPLSGVPVWPPLSVASVIASAVAAGTRSAGEDDNEADPVGTAHGAAPAVIAESDAGSAATAEGDTGSAATTEGNADAAGTAESDTGSAGTAESDADAAGTTEGDAGSADSDAGDADSAGEVAALGAGVLGGEVRDGGASGDVASAGAGPASGDAHDTSEPGSTAAHHHGGTGPAFALADDTTPEASAAVSTIVAETAADGTDSESAPGGPETGAETAEIVTPAPAGPDPAPVDTEGVPDAEDALPADAHTGHADGGTVGSSERAAAADDRTGKSADLATGDRAEEAGPAPEEDRTTEADPEPREDRAVEGDPEPREDRAVEADPAPEDIREKAADAASSRESPAAAADPAPVTGRTEEADEAPIRQRREQRAPADRRRADPEEILAAYPWMFDPRTLREQVDEPDRLWDLSDRLTDRLEFAERDNVRAGLLSLRAVVGRVLGELDDALADGRAGLRHAEASGEARTVAVARARLAHVLQWRGEFAEADRLYAEADSAELPARVRAEIRELAGRSAFEQGRFLEAVNHFERALDLCRDSDAELVERVEVALDVMARRSGDGWGPYPRSREQLLNLPPAPTPLRDDGTGLWGYAAAVEPRYAQAQPFAEGVAWVRRPDSPAWELIDASGAVLIGADSGYRDAGKFAEGLAWVSREAEGGWVAIDRGNRLIVPGGFEEARPFRRGLALIRRGGWGAVDKHGRIVVQPKYRQFSTVLSAGGPIDGFSDEGFAVVDAGTGAGVVDRTGQPVLPPVHRAVVLHPSAFLIADEAGRWGALDRQGRPLVETRHTERADAVAEVLRLKPDSRPVL; this comes from the coding sequence ATGGATACGCAGCGAATCGACTTCGGGGATCATGGGGTGCGCAAGCCGGTCCCCGCGCCGGAATCCTTCGCCGGGTCGCAGCCGGTGGCCGTGCCGGAACCGATCACCGCGCCCGATCCGGTGGCTGTGCAGCCGCCGGTGACGCAGCCACCGGTCGAGGCGCCGCGCGGTGCCTCGCAGCCGGTGGCCGTGCCCGAGCCCGCGGCGACGGAGCCGCGGGGGCTGGGCTGGCTGTTGTCGATGAGCGGGCTCGGTGCCGAGATGCCGGTCCCGGAGACCTCACCGCTGGCCGCGCCCGAAGAGACCGTGGTCGTGGAGAGCCTGCCCCCGACCGGCTGGTTCGCGCCGTCCGTCGACGACGAGGAACCGGCCGTACCCGAGGCACCCGACAGCGAGACGCCGTCCAGCGCTCCCGGCGCACGGTGGGAAGGCGGGGCAGCGAGCGCTGAACGGGATGCTCAGCCGGCGGGCGAGCTGGAGATCCGCGTGCTCGACCTTCAGGTCGACGGCGTGGTGGACAGCGGCGTGGCCGATGCCGAGGCGACCCAGGCACGTCCGGCCGGGGAGGACGCCGGGCATTCCGGCGCGGCGTGGGACCTGACCGGGTCGGGACGGGCCGAGGATCTCGCGGGTCTGGCTGCGCGCGACGCTGACCGGGGAATGCTTCCGCGGGCGGGAGCCGGGCGGCATGAGCGGCCCGGATTCGATGAGCCGGACGAGTCCGGGGCGGGCACGGAGGTCGGGGAGTACGCCGAGGACGTACGGCCGGGACGGCATGGCCGGGTGGAGGCCGAGCCTCCGGTGCCGGTCGTCACCGGGATCTCGACGGAGACTTCGCCGCCCACGATCGATCCGATGGTGGCCGAACTCGCCGAGGACACCGCGCATCGGACGCCTGCCGGAATCGCCGGAGACGAGGTTTCCCCTGCGGCCGCGGGAATCGTCGGCGACGACGTTGCTACGACGACCACCGGAATCTTGGGGGACGACGTCGCTGCGACGACCACGGAAACGGTCACGGACGACGTCGCTGCGACGACCTCCGGAATTGCGGCGGAAGGTGCCCGAGAGACGGACGCCGGATTCGGCGGGGCGGACGTTCCGGAGGTGAGCGGCGGATTCGGCGGGACGGAGGTTCCGGAGACGACCGTCGGGTCCTTCGTGGACGAGGTGTCTCCCGCGGCGGTCGGGTCCGCGGAGGATGCCGCTCCGTTGGGCCCGGCCGAGCCGGTTGCGGAGGAAGATCTGTCCACGGTCGCCGAGTCGGTTGCCGAGGAGGTTTTCCGCACCGCGGATGAGCCGATCGAGGAGACCGCCGGGGTCACCGCGGTCGAGCCGGTCGTGCAGGAAGAATCCGGTGCTCCGGTCGCGGCCGCTGAACCCGGGGTGGACGGCGGTTCGGTGATCGCCGATGAAGACTTCGATGTGGCCGCCGGAAGCGCCGCGCTTGCCGACGACGTCGAGGGAGAGCGGGCGGGCGGCGATGCGACGACCGCCGCGCCGGCGGATGTCATCGCTGAGCCGGAGGCCATCGCCGGACCGGATGCCATCCCTGCGCCGGAGGCCGGCGCCGAGGCGGACGTTGTCACGGATGCGGAATCCGGTGGGGACCCGGGTTCCCTCAGGGAGACGGATGCCGCTGCGGATGCGGTCGTCACGCACGCCGGTGTCCTTGCCGGTGCCGAGGTCGTCGGGGACACCGGCGGCCGCGCCGAGTCCGGTGCGGACGGGAATGTTGTCGCAGAGTCCCCTGGTGACCCGGTGGGGCCGGCTACGGCAGGGCTCCCCTTGTCGGGGGTGCCGGTGTGGCCTCCCCTTTCGGTGGCAAGCGTCATCGCCAGTGCCGTTGCGGCCGGCACCCGCTCGGCCGGTGAGGATGACAACGAGGCTGACCCGGTGGGTACGGCCCACGGCGCGGCCCCGGCAGTCATCGCTGAAAGCGACGCTGGCTCCGCGGCAACCGCTGAAGGCGACACCGGCTCCGCGGCCACCACTGAAGGCAACGCTGACGCAGCGGGCACCGCTGAAAGCGACACGGGCTCCGCGGGCACCGCTGAAAGCGACGCTGACGCAGCGGGCACCACTGAAGGCGACGCTGGCTCGGCGGATTCGGATGCGGGTGATGCCGATTCCGCCGGCGAGGTTGCGGCGCTGGGCGCCGGGGTGCTCGGCGGGGAGGTGAGGGACGGCGGCGCCTCGGGCGACGTGGCGAGTGCTGGTGCGGGACCGGCGTCCGGGGACGCCCACGACACGTCCGAACCGGGGTCGACCGCCGCGCACCACCACGGCGGGACCGGGCCGGCCTTCGCGCTCGCCGACGACACCACGCCCGAGGCGTCCGCCGCCGTCTCCACCATCGTGGCGGAGACCGCCGCCGATGGGACGGACAGCGAGTCCGCACCGGGCGGGCCGGAAACGGGCGCGGAGACGGCTGAGATCGTCACCCCGGCGCCCGCGGGCCCGGACCCTGCCCCGGTCGACACCGAGGGCGTTCCGGACGCTGAGGACGCTCTCCCGGCGGATGCTCACACGGGGCACGCCGATGGTGGAACCGTCGGCAGTTCTGAGCGTGCCGCGGCGGCTGACGACCGTACCGGCAAATCGGCGGACCTCGCGACCGGCGACCGTGCCGAAGAGGCGGGTCCGGCTCCGGAGGAGGACCGCACCACAGAAGCGGATCCCGAGCCGCGGGAGGACCGTGCCGTAGAAGGGGATCCCGAGCCGCGGGAGGACCGTGCCGTAGAAGCGGATCCTGCGCCGGAGGACATCCGCGAGAAGGCGGCGGATGCCGCGTCGTCGCGGGAGAGTCCCGCGGCAGCGGCGGATCCGGCGCCGGTGACCGGCCGGACCGAAGAGGCGGACGAGGCGCCGATCCGGCAGCGGCGGGAGCAGCGGGCCCCGGCTGACCGGCGCCGCGCCGATCCGGAGGAGATCCTGGCCGCCTATCCGTGGATGTTCGATCCGCGGACGCTGCGCGAGCAGGTCGACGAGCCGGACCGGCTGTGGGATCTCAGTGACCGGCTGACCGACCGGCTGGAGTTCGCCGAGCGGGACAACGTCCGGGCCGGGCTGCTCAGCCTGCGGGCCGTCGTGGGGCGGGTGCTGGGTGAGCTGGACGACGCTCTCGCGGACGGGCGGGCCGGGCTGCGGCATGCGGAGGCGAGCGGGGAGGCGCGGACCGTCGCGGTGGCGCGGGCCCGGCTGGCGCACGTGCTGCAGTGGCGGGGTGAGTTCGCCGAGGCGGACCGGCTGTATGCGGAGGCCGACTCGGCGGAGCTGCCGGCCCGGGTGCGGGCCGAGATTCGGGAGCTGGCCGGGCGGTCGGCGTTCGAGCAGGGCCGGTTCCTGGAGGCGGTGAACCACTTCGAGCGGGCCCTGGACCTGTGCCGGGACAGTGATGCCGAGCTCGTCGAGCGGGTCGAGGTGGCCCTCGACGTGATGGCGCGCCGGTCCGGGGACGGCTGGGGACCGTATCCGCGCAGCCGGGAGCAGCTGCTGAACCTGCCGCCGGCGCCGACGCCGCTGCGCGACGACGGCACCGGGCTGTGGGGGTACGCGGCGGCGGTGGAGCCGCGGTACGCGCAGGCGCAGCCGTTCGCCGAGGGGGTGGCGTGGGTGCGCCGCCCGGACTCGCCGGCCTGGGAGCTGATCGACGCGTCCGGTGCGGTGCTGATCGGCGCCGACTCGGGCTACCGGGACGCCGGGAAGTTCGCCGAGGGGCTGGCCTGGGTGAGCCGGGAGGCCGAGGGCGGCTGGGTCGCCATCGACCGCGGGAACCGGCTGATCGTGCCGGGCGGGTTCGAGGAGGCGCGGCCGTTCCGGCGCGGGCTCGCCCTCATCCGGCGCGGCGGCTGGGGTGCCGTGGACAAGCACGGACGGATCGTGGTGCAGCCGAAGTACCGGCAGTTCAGCACGGTGCTCAGCGCGGGCGGGCCGATCGACGGGTTCAGCGACGAGGGTTTCGCGGTGGTGGACGCGGGCACCGGCGCCGGGGTGGTGGACCGCACCGGGCAGCCGGTGCTGCCGCCGGTGCACAGGGCCGTGGTGCTGCACCCGTCGGCGTTCCTGATCGCCGACGAGGCGGGGCGCTGGGGCGCGCTGGATCGGCAGGGCCGGCCGCTGGTGGAGACCCGCCACACCGAGCGTGCCGACGCGGTCGCCGAGGTGCTCAGGCTCAAGCCGGACAGCAGGCCGGTTCTCTAG
- a CDS encoding ABC-2 family transporter protein, whose translation MAGKDASVLTISPDGPFRGWTTTFGALVGSGFRRYTTYRQATMAGTFTNVVFGYLRCYVLLAVAAGTHGGRPGGYDAEQLATYVWLGQGLLSVVMLWGWSELAERIRTGDVAADLLRPVPPVTAYLAADLGRAAHGMLTRFVVLLTVGALCFPMRAPARWQTAPLFLLSVLLAVVVSFGCRYLVNATAYWLQDARGPIMFWTLGAGVLGGLYFPLRLLPGWLAAALRLGTPLPSILQSPLDVAAERDGPGLQLALVGVQLCWAVALLALAGFVQRRAERRLVVQGG comes from the coding sequence GTGGCCGGGAAGGACGCCAGCGTGCTCACGATCTCTCCGGATGGTCCGTTCCGGGGATGGACCACTACTTTCGGTGCACTGGTGGGGTCGGGTTTCCGGCGCTACACCACCTATCGTCAGGCCACCATGGCCGGAACGTTCACCAATGTGGTGTTCGGCTACCTGCGCTGTTATGTGCTGCTCGCGGTGGCGGCCGGCACACACGGGGGACGCCCGGGAGGGTATGACGCCGAGCAGCTCGCCACGTACGTGTGGCTGGGTCAGGGACTACTGAGTGTGGTCATGTTGTGGGGCTGGTCGGAGCTGGCGGAACGGATCCGGACGGGTGACGTCGCGGCCGATCTGTTACGTCCAGTCCCCCCGGTGACCGCTTATCTGGCCGCTGACCTGGGCCGAGCCGCCCACGGCATGCTCACCCGGTTCGTGGTGCTGCTCACCGTCGGCGCGCTGTGTTTCCCGATGCGGGCGCCGGCGCGCTGGCAGACGGCTCCGCTGTTCCTGCTGTCCGTGTTGCTCGCGGTGGTGGTCAGCTTCGGCTGCCGCTATCTGGTGAACGCCACCGCGTACTGGTTGCAGGACGCGCGTGGCCCGATCATGTTCTGGACGCTCGGCGCCGGGGTGCTGGGCGGTCTCTATTTCCCGTTGCGGCTGCTGCCGGGCTGGCTGGCGGCGGCGCTCCGGCTGGGCACCCCGCTGCCGAGCATTCTGCAGTCGCCGTTGGATGTGGCCGCCGAGCGGGACGGTCCGGGCCTGCAGCTGGCCCTGGTCGGGGTCCAGCTGTGTTGGGCGGTGGCGTTGCTGGCGCTGGCCGGGTTCGTGCAGCGCCGGGCCGAGCGTCGCCTGGTGGTGCAGGGTGGGTGA
- a CDS encoding ABC transporter permease, whose protein sequence is MGELRAYVALAAAQARSVLSYRASFLVELLANVGATVFDVLTVLVLFRATDRIGGFTLPEALLITGLVSAGFALADFAVGNVDRLKVYVRAGTLDAVLVRPLGALPQLLLMDLPIRKLLRVIFGCGVLVVAVRLNHIAWTPGRVVLVALSPLACAVFVGAIFVISASLAFWWVDSGELGSAFTYGGRDFASYPITVYGPWFRGLFAYGLGFAFVAYQPALALLGRPDPLGLPAWAGFAAPLVALVAAAVAAAVWRVGIRHYRSTGS, encoded by the coding sequence GTGGGTGAGCTGCGGGCGTATGTCGCGCTGGCGGCCGCGCAGGCCCGGTCGGTGCTCTCCTACCGGGCGTCGTTCCTGGTGGAGCTGCTGGCGAACGTCGGTGCGACGGTCTTCGACGTGCTGACCGTGCTGGTGCTGTTCCGGGCGACGGACCGGATCGGCGGGTTCACGCTGCCCGAGGCGTTGCTGATCACGGGTCTCGTCTCGGCCGGGTTCGCGCTGGCCGATTTCGCGGTGGGCAACGTCGACCGGCTGAAGGTGTATGTGCGGGCCGGGACGCTGGACGCGGTGCTGGTCCGGCCGCTGGGCGCGCTGCCGCAGCTGCTGCTGATGGACCTGCCGATCCGCAAGCTGCTGCGGGTGATCTTCGGGTGTGGCGTGCTGGTGGTCGCGGTCCGGCTGAACCACATCGCGTGGACGCCGGGCCGGGTGGTGCTGGTCGCGCTGTCGCCGCTGGCCTGCGCGGTGTTCGTCGGCGCGATCTTCGTGATCAGCGCGAGCCTGGCCTTCTGGTGGGTGGATTCGGGGGAGCTGGGCAGCGCGTTCACCTACGGCGGGCGGGATTTCGCGTCGTATCCGATCACGGTGTACGGCCCGTGGTTCCGCGGCCTGTTCGCGTACGGCCTCGGTTTCGCCTTCGTCGCCTACCAACCCGCCCTGGCGCTGCTCGGCCGCCCGGACCCGCTGGGCCTGCCGGCCTGGGCCGGCTTCGCCGCACCCCTGGTCGCGCTGGTCGCGGCCGCTGTCGCCGCCGCCGTCTGGCGGGTCGGCATCCGGCATTACAGGAGCACCGGATCATGA
- a CDS encoding ATP-binding cassette domain-containing protein: protein MIKTKDLRKDFAVRVKNGRFRREKRVVEAVGGVSLTIEPGEMVGYIGPNGAGKSTTLKMLTGVLSPSSGTVEVCGLRPVPQRTRLALRIGVVFGQRSQLWWDLPLHESFRLLRHIYRVPAAEHAARLRRCRDLLDLDAFLDTPVRQLSLGQRMRGELTAALLHGPRVLFLDEPTIGLDVVSKQAVRSFLAELGATGDVTLVLTTHDLADIERLCERLVVIDHGRVVHDGSIEALHARYGSRRSVVADLTTPLPPDFALPGATLTGVEADRHRVTFALDDITAGAAVAALVAAVPIRDLSVVEPDIEDVVARLYAG from the coding sequence ATGATCAAGACCAAGGATCTCCGCAAGGATTTCGCGGTACGCGTGAAGAACGGCCGTTTCCGCCGGGAGAAACGCGTCGTCGAGGCGGTCGGCGGAGTGTCGTTGACCATCGAGCCGGGCGAGATGGTCGGGTACATCGGCCCCAACGGGGCGGGCAAGTCCACCACGTTGAAGATGCTGACCGGGGTGCTCAGCCCGTCCAGCGGCACGGTGGAGGTGTGCGGTCTGCGCCCGGTCCCGCAGCGCACCCGGCTGGCGCTGCGGATCGGCGTCGTCTTCGGCCAGCGTTCGCAGCTGTGGTGGGATCTGCCGCTGCACGAGTCGTTCCGGCTGCTGCGGCACATCTACCGGGTGCCCGCCGCGGAGCACGCCGCCCGCCTGCGCCGCTGCCGTGACCTGCTGGATCTGGACGCGTTCCTGGACACCCCGGTCCGGCAGCTGTCGCTGGGCCAGCGGATGCGCGGCGAGCTGACCGCCGCCCTGCTGCACGGCCCACGGGTGCTGTTCCTGGACGAGCCGACGATCGGTCTGGACGTGGTCAGCAAGCAGGCGGTCCGGTCGTTTCTGGCCGAGCTCGGCGCGACCGGCGATGTGACGCTGGTGCTGACCACGCACGACCTGGCCGACATCGAGCGGCTCTGTGAACGCCTGGTGGTGATCGATCACGGTCGGGTGGTGCACGACGGTTCGATCGAGGCGCTGCACGCCCGGTACGGTTCGCGCCGCAGCGTGGTCGCCGACCTGACCACCCCGCTCCCACCCGATTTCGCGCTGCCCGGCGCCACCCTGACCGGGGTCGAGGCGGACCGGCACCGGGTCACCTTCGCCCTGGACGACATCACCGCGGGCGCGGCGGTCGCGGCCCTGGTCGCCGCCGTGCCGATCCGCGACCTGTCGGTCGTCGAGCCGGACATCGAGGACGTGGTCGCCCGCCTGTACGCCGGGTAG
- a CDS encoding family 16 glycosylhydrolase, translating into MRRRTLAAAAAAALVASGVPTAARAATSGAGVLNGSAERDLTGWTATAQAGAVGLRRVSGLRGAPAGTAVELSRPAASGAWAYALAAQNVSFVAGRTYRMTAWVRDVAGGGGRFGIQLANGAWEHRPSGVAEFVTLGGTGWRPVTRTFVATSAGCPDTAFYLSLPADRAFTLQVTALSVTAVAAPVPPRVSGAPARVLSFAGPAGSAPDAAVWNHDVGAGLWGNGELETYTADPRNAALDGSGQLTLTALRAGTGFTSARLTTKGKVSIPAGSYVETALTAPVGAGVWPAFWLLGTAIDTVGWPACGELDVFEGTGAQPTLAKSAAHLADRTDPGRDRQYGWGEGGATTDLGMPLDVAPHRFGVYFDASVVRFYVDRAPTMTLWASDANASGRVWPFGKPHYLLLNIAVAGDVDSSATVFPRTMTVGPIAVWRGGVPF; encoded by the coding sequence ATGAGACGTCGTACCCTCGCCGCCGCCGCGGCCGCCGCGCTCGTCGCCTCCGGAGTGCCGACCGCGGCCCGGGCCGCCACCTCCGGCGCCGGTGTGCTGAACGGCTCCGCCGAGCGGGACCTGACCGGCTGGACGGCCACCGCGCAGGCCGGTGCGGTGGGCCTGCGCCGGGTGTCCGGCCTGCGGGGCGCCCCGGCCGGCACCGCGGTGGAGCTGAGCCGGCCGGCCGCATCCGGTGCGTGGGCCTACGCGCTCGCCGCCCAGAACGTCTCGTTCGTCGCGGGGCGCACCTACCGGATGACGGCCTGGGTGCGGGATGTGGCCGGCGGCGGTGGCCGGTTCGGCATCCAGCTGGCCAACGGCGCCTGGGAGCACCGGCCGAGCGGCGTCGCCGAGTTCGTCACGCTCGGCGGCACCGGGTGGCGCCCGGTCACCCGGACGTTCGTGGCCACCTCGGCCGGTTGCCCGGACACCGCGTTCTATCTGAGCCTGCCGGCCGATCGGGCGTTCACCCTGCAGGTGACCGCGCTGTCGGTGACCGCGGTCGCCGCGCCGGTGCCGCCCCGGGTGAGCGGCGCCCCGGCCCGGGTGCTGTCGTTCGCCGGGCCGGCCGGGTCGGCGCCGGACGCCGCCGTGTGGAACCACGATGTGGGTGCCGGTCTCTGGGGCAACGGCGAGCTGGAGACCTACACCGCCGATCCGCGGAACGCCGCGCTGGACGGGTCCGGGCAGCTGACCCTGACCGCCCTGCGGGCCGGCACCGGGTTCACCAGTGCCCGCCTGACCACCAAGGGCAAGGTGTCGATCCCGGCCGGCTCGTACGTGGAGACGGCGCTGACCGCGCCGGTCGGGGCCGGTGTCTGGCCGGCCTTCTGGCTGCTCGGCACGGCGATCGACACGGTCGGCTGGCCGGCCTGCGGGGAACTGGACGTGTTCGAGGGCACCGGCGCACAGCCGACCCTGGCGAAATCGGCGGCGCACCTGGCGGACCGGACCGATCCCGGCCGGGACCGGCAGTACGGCTGGGGCGAGGGCGGCGCCACCACCGACCTCGGCATGCCACTGGACGTCGCGCCGCACCGGTTCGGCGTCTATTTCGACGCGTCCGTGGTGCGCTTCTACGTCGACCGGGCGCCCACGATGACCCTGTGGGCCTCGGACGCGAACGCCTCCGGCCGGGTCTGGCCGTTCGGCAAGCCGCACTACCTGCTGCTCAACATCGCCGTCGCGGGCGACGTGGACAGCTCGGCGACGGTTTTCCCGCGCACCATGACGGTCGGGCCGATCGCGGTGTGGCGCGGCGGCGTCCCGTTCTAG